A region from the Nematostella vectensis chromosome 13, jaNemVect1.1, whole genome shotgun sequence genome encodes:
- the LOC116617391 gene encoding transmembrane protein 199: MAVEVTLTPKLHEAIQRILESSDLSKTLREKLTTLSSKDAEKESEKRHIMFGLVKEIWQQSKAFRTEDDRPAYLHEMLEGSELYVEPPRPPERNPELVARLNKLRAKQEQIQYDQMVANVGPALEQKQRDTLGAEVRSTSRQVSSIVNFVLSVGAAFMFGFASSQFAFQEMSMRVIIGTFLAIIVAIADLYFMARTEI, encoded by the exons ATGGCGGTGGAAGTGACTTTGACTCCTAAACTTCACGAAGCGATACAGAGAATTCTTGAATCCAGTGACCTATCCAAGACACTGCGCGAAAAGCTGACAACATTAAGCAGCAAGGATGCAGAGAAAGAGAGTGAAAAACGTCATATAATGTTTGGTTTAGTAAAAGAAATATGGCAGCAATCGAAGGCATTTCGCACTG AGGATGACAGGCCAGCGTACTTGCATGAAATGCTGGAGGGAAGTGAACTTTATGTGGAACCTCCAAGGCCACCAGAGAGG AATCCTGAACTAGTTGCTCGGCTGAATAAACTGCGGGCCAAACAGGAGCAAATACAATATGACCAGATGGTTGCCAATGTCGGGCCTGCACTGGAGCAGAAACAGAGAGACACTCTAGGAGCTGAAG TCCGCTCCACCTCAAGACAAGTCTCATCGATTGTCAACTTTGTGCTCAGCGTTGGGGCTGCCTTTATGTTTGGGTTTGCATCATCCCAATTTGCATTTCAGGAAATGAGCATG AGAGTCATCATTGGTACATTCCTGGCGATCATAGTGGCTATTGCTGATCTGTATTTCATGGCCAGGACAGAAATCTAG